From the genome of Candidatus Sulfotelmatobacter sp.:
AGCGCGAGCATGCAACTCGTTGGCGCGGCCGAGATAAACGGCCGCGACGCGTGGATCGGCACGGACCGTGTCGATCGTGCCGCTGGTGAGCAGCTGCCCTTGGTGCAGCACCGCGACCGGCGAGGCCAGTTGCGCGATGAAGTCCATGTCGTGGTCGATCACGATCAGCGCGTGCCGCCCGGCGAGCGAGCGGATCAGCGTCGCCGTCGCCTCCGCTTCGCGGTGCGTCATGCCGGCGGCCGGCTCGTCGAGCAGCAGCAGCTCCGCGCCGGAGGCGACGACCATTCCGATCTCCAGCCACTGCTTCTCGCCGTGCGCGAGGTACGCGGCCGGCAGCGCGCGCTTGGCGCTCAAGCCGATGATCTCGAGCACCTCGTCGACGCGCGCGCGTTCGGCCGCGCTCGGTCGCGCGCGCAGGGCGCGCCACGAGCGCCGGTCGCGCGTCGCCGCGACGACGAGATTGTCCTCGATCGTGAGCGCGTCGAGCACGCCCGGCGTCTGGAACTTGCGGCAGATACCGTGGCGCACGATCTCGAACTCGGGCAGCGCGCGCAGATCCTCGCCCTTGAACGTGATGCGTCCGGCGCTCGGGCGCACCCGGCCGATGATCGCGTCGAGCAAGGTCGACTTGCCCGCGCCGTTGGGACCGATCAGCGATTGGATCGCGCCGGCCTGCACCGTCAGGCTGATCCCGTCCAGCGCGCGATAGCCCTCGTAGCTGACGACGACGTCCTCGACGGCGAGCAGCGCGCTCACGGGCCCTCGACGACGACGGCCGTCGACACGCGGCGGCGCGCCGCGCGCGGACGCCAGTCGCGCAGCACGCCGGCGATGCCCTGCGGCATGACGGTCACGACGACGACGAACAGCGCGCCGACGACGTACAGCCACAGGTCGGGGAAGGCGCTGCTGATCCAATCTTTGCCGAAGTTGACGAGCAGCGTCCCCAGGATCGCGCCGACCAGCGCGTCGCGCCCGCCGACCGCGACCCAGATGACCATCTCGATCGAGGGCACGACACCGAACATCGCCGGCGAGACCACGCCCAAATCGAGCGTCACCAGCGCGCCGGCGATCCCGGCCAGAACGCCGGCGATCGCGAAGGCGATGACCTTGAACGGCAGCGGATCGTAGCCGAGAAAGCGCACCCGGTTCTCGCCGTCGCGCATCGCCAGCAGCAGCTTGCCGAACTGCGAACCCTTGAGCCAGCGCATCGCCAAGAACGTGAGTACCAGCACCGTCAGCGAGATCCAGTACAGCCCCAATTGGGTCGACGGATCCGTCAGCGCGTGCCCGAACGCGTCGCTGAAGTTCGTCAACCCGTTGAAGCCGCCCGTGTAGGGCTGCTGGCTGATGATGAAGGTCGTCGTCGCCAGCACCAGCGCTTGGGTGATGATGGCGAAGTACGGTCCGCTGATGCGCCGCCGGAAGACCAGGAACGCCAGCAGCGCCGCGGCCAAGCCCGGCAGCACCAGCGCGGCGGCGATTGCGACGGTGCCGCTGCGAAACGGCGCCCACCACCACGGCAGCGCCGTCAAGCCGCTCCACTGCATGAAGTCGGGCAAGCCGCCGGCGTCCGCGCCGGCCAGCTTGAGGTGCATCGCGATCGCGTAGCCGCCCAAGCCGAAGAACACGCCTTGGCCGAGCGTGAGGATGCCGCCCGTTCCCCACACGAACGAGATGCCCAGCGCCAGGATCGCCATCGCGATGAACCGGCCCAGCAGCGAGAGCTCGTACGGCGGCAGGTAGAACGGTGCGGTGGCACCCGCCGCCACCACCACTACGAACAGGAGCGCTCCGCGCATCAACCCTCCGCCTCGAGTGCGCGCGAGCTGCGCGTGACGATCCCGCGCGGCCGGAACTGGATGAAGGCGATCACCGCCACCAGGAGCAGCACGTCGGCGAAGCTCACGCTGGTGAAGATCTGCGCCAGCGCCGAGAACAAGCCGACCAGCAGCGCGGCCAGCAACGTTCCGGTCAAGCTTCCCAAGCCGCCCACGATCACGACCAGGAACGCATAGACGATGTAGCTCTGCCCGACCGTCGGCGTGACCGGTGCGATCAGCGCCAGCGCCGCACCGGCCAAACCGGCGATCCCGGTGCCCAGCGAGAACACCGCGAGGTCCACCAGTCGCGTGTTGGTCCCGAGCGCTTCGGCCATGGCCCGGTTCTGGTGCACGGCGCGCACGTACAGGCCGGCCGGCGTGCGAGCGAACACGTACGCCACCCCGCCCAGCACGAGCGCGGCCAGCACGATGATGAACACGCGCACAGCCGGGATCGCGAAGCCCGTCAAGGCGCTGCCGCCGACGGCCAACGAGCCCGAGAGCCAATCCGGCGCGGTCACCTCGACCCCGACCGGACCGAAGATGCTGCGCGCCGCTTGCTGCAGCACCAGGCTGACGCCCCACGTGGCCAGCAGCGTGTCCAGCGGGCGACCGTAGAGGCGGCGGATCAACGTCACCTCGAGGAACGCGCCCACCAGGGCGGTGACGACGAACGCGCCGAGCAAGCCGACGGGAAACCCGACGGTCTTGCCCAGCCCGCTCATCGCCAAGTAGCTGACGTAGCCGCCCATCATCAACATCTCGCCGTGCGCCATGTTGATCACCCGCATCAGCCCGAAGCTGAGCGCGAGACCGAGCGCCGCCAACAGCAGGATCGAAGCGACGCTGATCCCGTTGAAGATTTGGCCGGCGACGAGTGTCGATTCGGTCACGTCAGTGGATGCAGGTCTTTCCGGGGAACGAGAGCGGATCGTAGGGGACCGGCTCGACCGGTTGTTTCGAGCTCCACAGGATCTTGAACTGACCGTCCGGCTCGAGCTCGCCGACGTACGCCGTCTGCATCAAGCTCAAGTTGTTGACGAACTTCGTCTGGCCCAGACCGACGTCGGCCAGCGTGAGCGTCGAAGCGGCCTTGGCGACCTTGGCCGGATCGAACGTGCCGGCTTTCTTCACCGCCGCGGCCCAGGCGTAGACGTCCAGGTAGCCGTGCGCCAT
Proteins encoded in this window:
- the urtD gene encoding urea ABC transporter ATP-binding protein UrtD, giving the protein MSALLAVEDVVVSYEGYRALDGISLTVQAGAIQSLIGPNGAGKSTLLDAIIGRVRPSAGRITFKGEDLRALPEFEIVRHGICRKFQTPGVLDALTIEDNLVVAATRDRRSWRALRARPSAAERARVDEVLEIIGLSAKRALPAAYLAHGEKQWLEIGMVVASGAELLLLDEPAAGMTHREAEATATLIRSLAGRHALIVIDHDMDFIAQLASPVAVLHQGQLLTSGTIDTVRADPRVAAVYLGRANELHARA
- the urtC gene encoding urea ABC transporter permease subunit UrtC is translated as MRGALLFVVVVAAGATAPFYLPPYELSLLGRFIAMAILALGISFVWGTGGILTLGQGVFFGLGGYAIAMHLKLAGADAGGLPDFMQWSGLTALPWWWAPFRSGTVAIAAALVLPGLAAALLAFLVFRRRISGPYFAIITQALVLATTTFIISQQPYTGGFNGLTNFSDAFGHALTDPSTQLGLYWISLTVLVLTFLAMRWLKGSQFGKLLLAMRDGENRVRFLGYDPLPFKVIAFAIAGVLAGIAGALVTLDLGVVSPAMFGVVPSIEMVIWVAVGGRDALVGAILGTLLVNFGKDWISSAFPDLWLYVVGALFVVVVTVMPQGIAGVLRDWRPRAARRRVSTAVVVEGP
- the urtB gene encoding urea ABC transporter permease subunit UrtB, translated to MTESTLVAGQIFNGISVASILLLAALGLALSFGLMRVINMAHGEMLMMGGYVSYLAMSGLGKTVGFPVGLLGAFVVTALVGAFLEVTLIRRLYGRPLDTLLATWGVSLVLQQAARSIFGPVGVEVTAPDWLSGSLAVGGSALTGFAIPAVRVFIIVLAALVLGGVAYVFARTPAGLYVRAVHQNRAMAEALGTNTRLVDLAVFSLGTGIAGLAGAALALIAPVTPTVGQSYIVYAFLVVIVGGLGSLTGTLLAALLVGLFSALAQIFTSVSFADVLLLVAVIAFIQFRPRGIVTRSSRALEAEG